Proteins from a genomic interval of Micromonospora sp. NBC_00389:
- a CDS encoding DUF4190 domain-containing protein, whose translation MSYHPGYDPNRAALPASAPPASPGPYLPIAYPPAHIVVHAPPTSGLAVASLVLGILGVIGGWCLFGVPCLLAVVLGHVGLHDTRNNMKSGRGMAVAGLVLGYVFVAPMIMLTMMVFFGGLIGAATPSTTPSP comes from the coding sequence ATGAGTTACCACCCCGGCTATGACCCGAACCGGGCGGCGTTGCCGGCATCGGCCCCGCCGGCCAGCCCCGGCCCGTACCTGCCGATCGCTTATCCGCCGGCGCACATCGTCGTGCACGCCCCACCCACCTCCGGCCTGGCCGTCGCGTCGCTGGTGTTGGGGATCCTCGGCGTGATCGGCGGGTGGTGCCTGTTCGGGGTGCCGTGCCTGCTCGCCGTCGTCCTCGGCCACGTCGGCCTGCACGACACCCGCAACAACATGAAGTCCGGGCGCGGCATGGCGGTCGCCGGCCTGGTCCTCGGGTACGTCTTCGTCGCCCCCATGATCATGCTCACGATGATGGTCTTCTTCGGCGGACTGATCGGCGCGGCGACCCCCTCGACCACGCCCAGCCCGTGA
- a CDS encoding AAA family ATPase has translation MTQPPQPTAPLIELIFDRLAAADDVPTETAELVLAALTSEEDLTAALAGTPTRLDPRSPTGDGPADRIWLKSVTVAGFRGIGPERTVQIDPGPGLTLVVGRNGSGKSSFAEAVELALTGDSARWADKTSVWRTGWRNLHNPDPCWVGVELRVDGVATPTRVHRAWPVGAELADAEVTVTSARGRHTGLTELGLARPLELYRPFLTAAELGKLAAGTQSQLFDALFAILGLDALTDADQRLLRAARPHDTTIKEVRAQRAALADALSGITDDRARRTVALLHGRGAVDLTAVTAILDEPDEPTTDGEVLLCRELAALAPPPLDEVVRLAGQLREAAVEALRYDGGRSRAALRSAELLRLALEHHEDQGEGSCPVCATGTLDGGWRAAAAEALTDLRQRSVAAQTAATRLTTLLRQTHHLIDDLAVPDDPGSEPPVGALRDAVAALRRVPGKPADLADHLAARYPAVVAAADAARSYAEGFLRQRDTGWRAAAAEVREWVAAAGGLPAREATLARLKAARGWLKDAGTEIRNERVAPFAGHSQRIWAQLRQESNVELGAMTLEGANTRRRVVFPVSVDGADNGTALGVMSQGEMQALGLATFLPRSCAPESPFRFIVVDDPVQSMDPSKVDGLARVLAELAEQRQVVVFTHDTRLHDAVTRLGLGDARIVEVHRAEKSVVTLRPGSDPVSRYLDDAYALSRNEDIPAEVRGPVVAELCRAGLEAACHRVVWRVRVARGVPHDDIEKAIEAASRRLATIVALALFDDADRGGDVRNQLGRRHGRRAVDAYEACREGVHGAYLADLPGLVADARFLAGALR, from the coding sequence ATGACCCAGCCTCCCCAGCCGACCGCACCGCTGATCGAGCTGATCTTCGACCGACTCGCCGCCGCTGACGACGTACCGACCGAGACCGCCGAGCTCGTCCTCGCCGCGCTGACCAGCGAGGAAGACCTGACCGCCGCCCTCGCCGGCACTCCCACCCGGCTCGACCCCCGCTCCCCCACCGGCGACGGTCCAGCGGACCGGATCTGGCTGAAGTCGGTGACCGTCGCGGGCTTCCGCGGCATCGGCCCGGAACGGACCGTCCAGATCGACCCCGGTCCGGGCCTCACCCTGGTCGTCGGCCGCAACGGCTCCGGCAAGTCCAGCTTCGCCGAGGCCGTCGAACTCGCCCTCACCGGCGACAGCGCCCGGTGGGCCGACAAGACGAGCGTCTGGCGTACGGGGTGGCGAAACCTGCACAACCCGGATCCGTGCTGGGTCGGCGTGGAGCTGCGGGTCGACGGCGTGGCCACGCCGACCCGGGTGCACCGCGCCTGGCCGGTCGGAGCCGAGCTGGCCGACGCCGAGGTGACCGTCACCAGCGCCCGGGGCCGGCACACCGGCCTCACCGAGTTGGGTCTGGCCCGCCCGCTGGAGCTGTACCGGCCGTTCCTCACCGCCGCCGAGCTGGGCAAGCTCGCCGCCGGCACGCAGAGCCAGCTCTTCGACGCGCTCTTCGCGATCCTCGGCCTGGACGCGCTCACCGACGCCGACCAGCGTCTGCTGCGCGCCGCCCGGCCGCACGACACCACCATCAAGGAGGTACGCGCACAGCGCGCCGCCCTGGCCGACGCGCTGTCCGGGATCACCGACGACCGGGCCCGGCGGACGGTCGCGCTTCTGCACGGACGGGGCGCGGTCGACCTCACGGCGGTGACGGCGATCCTCGACGAGCCCGACGAGCCGACCACCGACGGGGAGGTGCTGCTTTGCCGGGAACTCGCCGCTCTCGCTCCGCCGCCGCTCGACGAGGTGGTCCGGCTGGCGGGTCAGCTGCGGGAGGCGGCGGTCGAGGCCCTGCGGTACGACGGCGGCCGGTCCCGGGCCGCGCTGCGCAGCGCCGAGCTGCTCCGCCTCGCCCTGGAACATCACGAGGACCAGGGCGAGGGGTCGTGCCCGGTCTGCGCTACCGGCACACTCGATGGTGGATGGCGTGCCGCCGCCGCGGAGGCCCTGACCGACCTCCGGCAGCGCAGTGTCGCCGCCCAGACGGCGGCGACCCGGCTCACGACTCTGCTGCGACAGACGCACCACCTGATCGATGACCTCGCGGTGCCCGACGATCCCGGGTCGGAGCCGCCGGTCGGGGCGCTGCGCGATGCCGTGGCGGCGCTGCGGCGCGTACCCGGGAAGCCGGCCGACCTGGCCGACCACCTGGCCGCGCGGTACCCGGCGGTGGTGGCCGCGGCGGACGCGGCCCGTTCGTACGCGGAGGGGTTTCTGCGGCAGCGCGACACCGGCTGGCGGGCGGCCGCGGCCGAGGTGCGCGAGTGGGTGGCCGCGGCCGGCGGGTTGCCGGCGCGGGAGGCGACCCTGGCCCGGTTGAAGGCCGCGCGCGGCTGGCTGAAGGACGCCGGTACGGAGATCCGCAACGAGCGGGTCGCGCCGTTCGCCGGGCACTCCCAGCGGATCTGGGCTCAGCTGCGGCAGGAGAGCAACGTCGAGCTGGGAGCGATGACGCTCGAAGGCGCGAACACCCGGCGGCGGGTGGTCTTCCCGGTCAGCGTCGACGGCGCCGACAACGGCACCGCGCTGGGTGTGATGAGCCAGGGTGAGATGCAGGCGCTCGGGCTGGCCACCTTCCTGCCGCGCAGCTGCGCCCCGGAGAGCCCGTTCCGGTTCATCGTGGTCGACGACCCGGTGCAGAGCATGGACCCGTCGAAGGTGGACGGTCTCGCGCGGGTGCTCGCCGAGCTGGCCGAGCAGCGGCAGGTGGTGGTCTTCACCCACGACACCCGCCTGCACGACGCGGTCACCCGGCTCGGCCTCGGCGACGCCCGCATCGTCGAGGTGCACCGGGCGGAGAAGTCGGTCGTGACGCTGCGGCCCGGCTCGGATCCGGTGAGCCGCTACCTGGACGACGCGTACGCGCTGTCGCGCAACGAGGACATCCCCGCCGAGGTGCGCGGTCCGGTGGTGGCGGAGCTGTGCCGCGCGGGGCTGGAGGCGGCCTGCCACCGGGTGGTCTGGCGGGTACGGGTCGCCCGGGGTGTCCCGCACGACGACATCGAGAAGGCCATCGAGGCCGCGTCGCGTCGGCTGGCCACCATCGTCGCGTTGGCGCTGTTCGACGACGCCGATCGGGGCGGTGACGTGCGCAACCAGCTGGGCCGTCGGCACGGACGACGGGCGGTGGACGCGTACGAGGCGTGCCGGGAGGGCGTGCACGGCGCGTACCTGGCGGACCTGCCGGGCCTGGTCGCGGACGCCCGCTTCCTGGCGGGGGCGCTGCGGTGA
- a CDS encoding endonuclease domain-containing protein — protein sequence MDDLVEQYQRLLHEASDDEWLAWSVPPLRRQAKQVFPTPARTVRDRYLRQRHGITEEQYDWLLRRQNLHCALCPSERSRVDSPYLAIDHDHECCAGRGSCGRCIRGLVCSTCNSRLSLFWPTNGQEHYLGGSQGAERGMARVADRDMDWLISAEAYVGRGYVQWPVAL from the coding sequence ATGGACGACCTCGTCGAGCAGTACCAGCGTCTCCTTCATGAGGCAAGCGACGACGAATGGCTAGCCTGGTCAGTGCCGCCCCTACGACGCCAGGCCAAGCAGGTCTTTCCGACACCGGCTCGTACCGTGAGGGACAGGTACCTACGCCAGCGTCACGGCATCACAGAGGAGCAGTACGACTGGCTGCTACGCCGCCAAAACCTCCACTGCGCCCTGTGCCCTAGCGAGCGGTCCCGTGTTGACAGCCCTTACCTCGCGATCGACCATGATCACGAATGCTGCGCGGGTAGGGGGTCCTGCGGTCGGTGTATTCGTGGTCTAGTCTGCTCGACCTGCAACAGCAGACTGTCGCTGTTCTGGCCCACTAACGGCCAAGAACACTACTTGGGTGGATCGCAAGGGGCCGAACGTGGCATGGCCCGGGTGGCAGATCGGGACATGGACTGGTTGATCTCGGCGGAGGCATACGTCGGACGAGGCTACGTGCAATGGCCAGTGGCGCTCTGA